Part of the Ignatzschineria larvae DSM 13226 genome, TTCAAAGACTCAGAGTGAGGCTGCTCAAGTCAATGAGCCCTAAGTGATATAGGTCTCTAATTGACAATCTAGTAGGATAAAGAAAAAGGTAGCAAAGGCTACCTTTTTCTTTGTCAACTCGAGCGACTTAAAAACCATTTTCCCTAAACCAAATTTACTATATTTTAAATATAATTCATCGGATTAACCGTTTGCCCTTGTGTGCGGATTTCAAAATAGAGTACTGTTCGGCCATCAAAGCTATTACCCATTGTTCCGATCTGTTCACCTTTCTTGACTTTACGGCCCTCTTTAACATTGATAGAGGAGAGATAGCCATAAGCAGAGTAGGTATTGGCATTGTGGCGAATAATAATGAGTTGGCCATAGCCAGAATTACCGGCACCTGCAAAGACAATTTCTCCATCATTAGCGGCTACAATCGGTTGGTGTAATGTGCCGGCAATCTGAATTCCTTTTTGTCCGGGAATATTGGGGTTATAAGTGCGAACGACATTTCCTGCAGTGGGTTTACGCCAATTTTTTACCGGTGTAGTGACTTTGTCTTTAGGTGCAGGAGACGCTGCCGGCGTTACGACAGTATTATTGCGTTTAGGAAGCGGTTGTGGATTAGCATTACTACTTGCAGCAGTGGAAGCTACAGGTACCTCACCAGCCTTGCCTTTGACAACTAATGTTTGCCCCGCTTTAATAAGATTGGGGTTAGAGATATTATTTAATTGTTGTAATTCTTTGACCGACATATTGTGTTGTTTAGCGATTTTGCTTAATGAATCACCGGGGCGCACAGTATACTCTCTTGTAGAGCTACAAGCTTGAACGATCAGAAGAGTGATCAGAAATAGTATTAGTCGTTTAAGGTACATAACTCTCTACTTTTATATCGCTGATAAAAAACCCTAAAAGGAAGGCGATCATTTTAACACCTTCAATCTTTTAGGGGGATTTTTTATTATAATAAATTTCTACCGAGGATTAATGTTACAGTTTATATCAATGAGATATGAAGGATAAGATATGAACAATAAGATATGGCTTAATAATTAATCTTAATCACTGTGACATTAATTCATCGATTTTTAATAACGGTACCTCATTACTCAATAGGATCGGTTGCACAGATTGCAGTGACATTGACAATGCGTCGAGCCGTAGCAATATTTGTTACAACATGTGCAGGTTTAGAGATTCCGGTAAGAATAGGGCCTACTGCAATACTATCAGTAATGGTGCGAACAAAGTTATAAGTCACATTTGCGGTATCAATATTGGCAAAGATAAAGAGATTTGCCATACCTTGAAGCTCTGAGTTAGGGAAATAAGCATTACGATAACGCTCCCAAAGTGCAAGGTCGGGTTGCATCTCACCTTCACACTCAAGTTCAGGTGCTTCTGCTTTAAGAATATTCAGAGTTTGCTGCATTTTCCGTGCAAACTTCGATTCCCGAGAGCCAAAGTTAGAGTGGGAAATTAAAGCCACTTTCGGCGTAATACCAAATCGTTCTACCACTTTCGCTGCCATTTGCGTAATATCTGCAAGCTCTTCAGCAGTTGGATCTTCATTAACATGAGTATCACAAAAGAAGAGAGGCCCTTTAGGTGAAAGAAGCATTGTAATCGCAGCCGCTTGTAGTGTACCTTTACGAAGCCCGATGGCATCGACAATGTGGTGAACATGGCGATGATATTGGCCTAAAATACCGCTGATCTGACCATCGATAACACCTAATTGTAAGAGCATGGCTGAGAGAAGATTGCCGCGGGTTTGCATTCTTTGGCGGGCAAGCTCCGGGGTAATTCCCTTGCGGCGCATCACTTCATAATATTTCTCTGCGCATTCATCGAGCATTGGCGGATTACGATAATCGATAATTTGAACATAGTCGCTCATAATATCTTTACTGATCTTATCGGTGGGCGCTAAAACTTTGGTTGGAAGATTGATCCCAAGTTCCTCAATGCGTTGTTGAATCACTTTCGGTTGGCCAATGAGAATAGGGTTCGCTAGACGATCTTGT contains:
- a CDS encoding peptidoglycan DD-metalloendopeptidase family protein, with protein sequence MRPGDSLSKIAKQHNMSVKELQQLNNISNPNLIKAGQTLVVKGKAGEVPVASTAASSNANPQPLPKRNNTVVTPAASPAPKDKVTTPVKNWRKPTAGNVVRTYNPNIPGQKGIQIAGTLHQPIVAANDGEIVFAGAGNSGYGQLIIIRHNANTYSAYGYLSSINVKEGRKVKKGEQIGTMGNSFDGRTVLYFEIRTQGQTVNPMNYI